From the genome of Miscanthus floridulus cultivar M001 chromosome 10, ASM1932011v1, whole genome shotgun sequence, one region includes:
- the LOC136484872 gene encoding large ribosomal subunit protein eL20-like yields MVAHRFHQYQVVGRALPTPTDEHPKIYRMKLWATNEVRSKSKFWYFLRKLKKVKKSNGQILAINEIFERNPTTIKNYGIWLRYQSRTGYHNMYKEYRDTTLNGAVEQMYNEMASRHRVRSPCIQIIKTATVDFKLCKRDNTKQFHNSKIKFPLVYRKVRPPTRKLKTTFKASRPNLFM; encoded by the exons ATGGTCGCCCACAGG TTCCATCAGTACCAGGTGGTGGGTCGCGCGCTGCCAACCCCCACTGATGAGCACCCCAAGATCTACCGCATGAAGCTCTGGGCTACCAACGAGGTCCGCTCCAAATCCAAGTTCTG GTACTTTTTGAGGAAGCTCAAGAAGGTTAAGAAGAGCAACGGTCAGATTCTCGCCATCAACGAG ATCTTTGAGCGTAACCCTACCACAATAAAGAACTATGGCATCTGGTTACGTTACCAGAGCAGGACAGGTTACCACAACATGTACAAGGAGTACCGTGATACCACCCTGAATGGTGCTGTGGAGCAGATGTACAATGAGATGGCTTCCCGTCACCGTGTGAGGTCACCCTGCATCCAGATCATCAAGACAGCAACAGTCGACTTCAAGCTCTGCAAGAGGGACAACACCAAGCAGTTCCACAATTCGAAGATCAAGTTTCCTTTGGTTTACCGCAAAGTCAGGCCACCAACCAGGAAGCTGAAGACCACCTTCAAGGCTTCCAGGCCCAACTTGTTCATGTGA